The Candidatus Margulisiibacteriota bacterium sequence TTCTTTGATGAGTATAACAGCTATATACGACAGTGCAAAAAAATATCTCAGAAAAAAATCAGACTATATGAAAGCTATTCGCATGTATGAAACTATTCTTGATATTGATCCTGTTAATGATGATGCCTATAACAATATAATAAGCCTCTACAAAAAGCTGCAAAATTACGATATGGTCCTTCAATACTCTCAAGATGCAATTAAGATTAATCCTAAGAACAAACAGGCTTATTGTACCCTGGCAGATGCTTATATTGCAAAAAAAGATTACGATCAGGCTATTGATTTGGGAATGAAAGCGATCGAGATTGATCGAAGGTATTCTCCTGCACTTCTCGTATTGAGCAAAGCGTACCAGAGGAAAGGTAATTATAGCAAATATACTTCTATAATGAGAAAGTTGAGAGGGTAGGAAGGCATAGTAGTCCTATGTATTTAGATTCTCATCTTCACCTCACGAATCTAAAAGATCCAGTAACGATTGACTCGTTTATGGCAGAGGCCATGCACAGATTAGTTTCTCCCTTCTTTTGCAATTCTGCATTACCTGAAGATTGGGAGCTTTTATCCGGACTTGCCGGCAGGCATGAATCAATTTTTCCTTTTTATGGAGTGCACCCCTGGTATGCCCATACTGTAGATCATCAAGTTGCCGGTACCCTAAAAATTTATCTGGCTGATGTTCCTACAGGGATCGGAGAAATAGGATTGGACCGATCGCTGAGGGCTGGGGCATACTATGAGAGACAGAAGTCGATTTTTGCTCTCCAGCTCGATATTGCGACTGAGCTGCATAAGCCTTTTGTCCTTCACTGTGTGAGAGCCTGGGGTGATATTCTGGATATTCTCCGGGCAAGGGATTTTGGCGGCGTACCTTTTATGGTGCATGGTTTTCAAGGATCGGTCGAGGTAGCGCGGGCTCTTTTGGATTTGGGAGCATATGTTTCTTTTTCCCCAAGAGCAATTACTAACGATTCTTCGGTAACACGGATGAATATCTGTTTTGTACCGAATGACAGGATACTTATTGAAACGGATAATACTTTTAACGATAACGGGAAGTCTTGTATTGATGAGTATTTTGTCTGTTTAACTGAAGCTTATCGAATTATTGCTGAGATTAAGGGGATTAGTCTCGATACATTAAAGAAAGCGGTGAATAAGAATGGATCGATTTTTGCGAACGCAACTTATGCTCGGAAGAGAGAAGCATGACAAGTTGCGCAGTAGCCGGGTTACTGTCATAGGACTAGGCGCGGTTGGCAGCTATGCCGTCGAGGGACTTGCCAGGGCCGGGATCGGATCCCTCAGGCTTATTGATCACGATAATGTTACCAAGAGCAACATTAACCGGCAGCTCTACGCACTTTCTTCTACGGTTGGACGGGCTAAGGCAGAGCTTGCGAAAGAACGTGTGCTCGATATTAATCCATATGCCCGGGTAGAGGCTCTTCAGATGTTTGTAGCTGCTGATTCCCTTGACATGGCACTTGATAATAGTCCGCATATGGTGGTTGATGCTATAGATTCACTTAATCCTAAAGTCCAGCTGCTGGCTACTCTGCAACAGCGAAGAATACCTCATATTTCGTCTATGGGGGCAGCAAAAAGGACTGATCCCTTTTCTGTAAAGATTGGAGATATCTCCGGCGTCAGCGCATGTCCGCTTGGCAAAAATGTTAGAAAGCGGTTGAGGAAATATGCCATTGATTCGGGAGTGCTCTGTGTATATTCTGATGAAAAGGTAATGCCGAATGTGGATGATCCTTCATTGGATATTAATGAGGACTTTTACCCGCGAGGTCGGAAACGTACTGTGTTGGGCAGCCTTCCGACACTAACGGGAGTTTTTGGGCTGATTATCGCCAACCATGTTATTAATTATCTCTGTGGTGGTTTTTATGATAACCAGGTGCCTTTGCTGCAAACAAAAGATACAATAAAGGTTCTTCTC is a genomic window containing:
- a CDS encoding tRNA threonylcarbamoyladenosine dehydratase → MDRFLRTQLMLGREKHDKLRSSRVTVIGLGAVGSYAVEGLARAGIGSLRLIDHDNVTKSNINRQLYALSSTVGRAKAELAKERVLDINPYARVEALQMFVAADSLDMALDNSPHMVVDAIDSLNPKVQLLATLQQRRIPHISSMGAAKRTDPFSVKIGDISGVSACPLGKNVRKRLRKYAIDSGVLCVYSDEKVMPNVDDPSLDINEDFYPRGRKRTVLGSLPTLTGVFGLIIANHVINYLCGGFYDNQVPLLQTKDTIKVLLNKGDANS